The following are from one region of the Polyangiaceae bacterium genome:
- a CDS encoding 3-deoxy-7-phosphoheptulonate synthase → MNSPGDKASKSIPPTWAPHSWRAFPRSQSIPYEHPEQLTGVVQTLERLPPLVTPWEIERLKREIADAQAGKRFLLQGGDCAETFEDCRADIITNRLKILLQMSVVLIQAGKRPVVRVGRFAGQYAKPRSKPLEVRDGTELPSYFGDLVNRPEFDADARRADPKLLIEAYWHAALTLNFIRSLGSGGFSDLHHPEYWDLSFMERDDVTAELKASYQRTTQQLAEALRFMEALGEAKVSDLTRVDFYTSHEGLSLDYEAAQTRLAEHHRGYYDLTTHLPWIGERTRDLDGAHVEFFRGIENPVGVKLGPSADADGVRRLLDRLNPEDQPGKIVLITRMGAQRVSEALPALVKAIQGDGRRVLWISDPMHGNTHATSSGIKTRNFDDILHEVQHSFDVHESLGSRLGGVHFELTGEDVTECTGGGLSEADLDQNYVSRCDPRLNYRQALEMAFRIGERMAQSPDALGMGRAHA, encoded by the coding sequence ATGAACTCCCCCGGTGACAAGGCCTCGAAGTCGATTCCTCCGACTTGGGCGCCGCATTCGTGGCGAGCGTTCCCGCGATCTCAGAGCATTCCGTACGAGCACCCGGAGCAGTTGACCGGTGTGGTGCAGACGCTCGAGCGGTTACCTCCGCTCGTCACGCCGTGGGAGATCGAGCGTTTGAAGCGCGAAATCGCTGACGCCCAGGCTGGGAAGCGCTTCCTGCTCCAGGGCGGAGACTGCGCGGAGACCTTCGAAGATTGCCGGGCGGATATTATAACGAATCGTCTGAAGATCCTTCTGCAGATGTCGGTCGTGCTGATCCAGGCTGGCAAGCGCCCAGTGGTGCGGGTTGGTCGCTTCGCCGGGCAATATGCGAAGCCTCGCTCAAAGCCCCTGGAGGTGCGAGATGGGACCGAGCTGCCGAGCTACTTCGGTGACTTGGTCAATCGCCCCGAATTTGATGCGGATGCTCGCCGTGCGGATCCAAAGCTCCTGATCGAGGCCTACTGGCACGCGGCCTTGACGCTCAACTTCATCCGCTCGCTGGGTAGTGGCGGCTTCTCCGATTTGCACCATCCCGAGTATTGGGATCTCTCGTTCATGGAACGAGATGATGTGACCGCGGAGCTCAAGGCGAGCTATCAGCGCACCACCCAGCAACTCGCAGAGGCTTTGCGGTTCATGGAGGCGCTCGGTGAGGCGAAGGTCAGCGACCTCACCCGGGTCGATTTCTACACGAGCCACGAGGGACTCAGTCTCGACTACGAGGCTGCGCAGACGCGCCTCGCGGAGCATCACCGCGGCTACTACGACCTGACGACCCACCTGCCGTGGATTGGCGAACGCACCCGCGACCTCGACGGGGCGCACGTGGAGTTCTTCCGCGGCATCGAGAATCCGGTTGGCGTGAAGCTAGGCCCTAGCGCAGATGCCGATGGGGTGCGGCGGCTCCTCGACCGTCTGAATCCCGAAGATCAGCCCGGCAAAATCGTGTTGATCACTCGCATGGGCGCTCAGCGCGTGAGTGAGGCCCTGCCCGCCCTGGTGAAGGCGATTCAGGGGGACGGTCGCCGCGTGCTTTGGATCTCGGATCCGATGCACGGCAACACCCACGCGACCTCGTCGGGCATCAAGACGCGCAATTTTGACGACATCTTGCATGAGGTTCAGCACTCGTTCGATGTGCACGAATCCCTGGGCTCGCGGCTTGGCGGCGTCCACTTCGAGCTCACCGGCGAAGATGTGACGGAGTGCACCGGAGGAGGGCTCAGTGAGGCCGATTTGGACCAAAACTACGTGAGCCGTTGCGACCCGCGGCTGAACTATCGACAAGCGTTGGAGATGGCTTTCCGCATCGGAGAGCGCATGGCTCAGAGTCCAGACGCCCTCGGTATGGGACGTGCACACGCATGA
- a CDS encoding methyltransferase domain-containing protein yields MSTNPQAAQMGDESMARNLGFQARAIWPAEQRLFERYELAGAFRALDVGCGTGEITIRLAQRYPDAKLEGIDILPGNLAIAEARLTAFPDLASRVRFREADAFALEYGNDSFELVVCRHVSQAVPDFPRMLAELCRVIRPGGYLHLLSEDYGMLHMPLVPGRPNLDRFWVDVALPYLTSIQCDGRVGRHSLGLVRACGLTDARVDFVTVDTERVPREVLAGIFQAWRDGYTEPLATATERSPAEVRECFQAMIDFVNDPAQYVLWQVPIITAQKPG; encoded by the coding sequence ATGAGCACGAATCCCCAAGCCGCCCAAATGGGTGACGAGTCGATGGCGCGGAACCTTGGTTTCCAAGCCAGAGCGATCTGGCCGGCGGAGCAGCGGCTGTTCGAGCGCTATGAACTCGCGGGTGCTTTTCGTGCGCTCGATGTGGGCTGTGGCACTGGAGAGATCACCATACGACTCGCGCAGCGCTATCCCGACGCCAAGCTCGAGGGCATCGATATCCTGCCTGGCAACCTGGCGATCGCTGAGGCACGGCTGACTGCTTTTCCGGACCTCGCCTCTCGAGTGCGTTTCCGCGAGGCAGACGCGTTCGCGCTCGAGTACGGTAACGACAGCTTCGAGCTGGTGGTTTGTCGCCATGTCTCCCAGGCTGTGCCCGACTTCCCGCGCATGCTCGCCGAGCTGTGCCGGGTAATCCGTCCCGGGGGCTACCTTCATTTGTTGAGCGAGGACTACGGCATGCTCCACATGCCTTTGGTGCCTGGCCGGCCGAATCTGGATCGCTTCTGGGTGGACGTGGCGCTGCCCTACTTGACCAGTATCCAGTGTGACGGCCGGGTCGGACGCCACAGCTTGGGGCTGGTGCGGGCGTGCGGCTTGACGGACGCTCGCGTTGATTTCGTGACCGTCGACACCGAGCGCGTACCCCGCGAGGTACTGGCGGGGATCTTCCAGGCATGGCGTGATGGCTACACCGAGCCGCTAGCGACCGCGACGGAACGCAGCCCAGCTGAAGTTCGCGAGTGCTTCCAGGCCATGATCGACTTCGTGAACGATCCGGCTCAGTACGTCCTGTGGCAGGTGCCCATCATCACGGCGCAGAAGCCCGGTTGA
- a CDS encoding 3' terminal RNA ribose 2'-O-methyltransferase Hen1 has protein sequence MLFTLTTTHQPATDLGYLLGKHPDRVQSFELASGRALVFFPEASHERCSATLALDVDPVGLTRDRTETFDLEPYVNDRPYVASSWLSVAIARVFSSAMQGKCRDRPELAGEALDFEVELPVVSLRGGEGLLRELFEPLGYQLEASALALDPVLAAREPEAEVWHATRYFRVQLRGKLRLAELLSHLYVLLPVMDDNKHYWVDETEVEKLLARGAGWLEQHPLKERITKRYLKHQRGLTAQAIERLQPDTEEATEVLDPRHAEAEERALEELVGPPEPRAEKPKPLDEQRREVVLEELATCGAARVLDLGCGEGKLLRRLAKQKQFSRVVGCDVSLPSLIRAAEKLRIDPDAVDRHDPEARVNILQSSLCYRDARLRGFDAACLIEVIEHLDANRLGALEHSLFADAKPQCVLVSTPNREYNVNFPGLADGKLRHRDHRFEWTRGEFQAWATSVAARHQYSVRFRDIGQLDPAHGAPTQLAVFTATQEAACN, from the coding sequence ATGCTATTTACACTGACCACGACTCATCAGCCGGCGACTGATCTCGGCTACCTGCTGGGCAAGCACCCGGACCGGGTGCAGAGCTTCGAGCTCGCTTCGGGGCGCGCACTGGTGTTTTTCCCGGAGGCTAGCCACGAGCGCTGCAGCGCCACCTTGGCCCTGGATGTCGACCCCGTGGGGCTGACACGAGACCGCACGGAAACATTCGACCTCGAACCTTACGTCAATGACCGCCCATACGTCGCGTCCTCCTGGCTCAGCGTGGCCATTGCGCGCGTCTTCAGCTCGGCGATGCAGGGCAAGTGCCGCGACCGCCCGGAGCTCGCTGGGGAGGCTCTCGATTTCGAAGTGGAGCTGCCTGTAGTTAGCTTGCGTGGGGGTGAGGGACTGCTGCGCGAACTGTTCGAGCCCCTGGGGTACCAACTCGAGGCCAGCGCCCTGGCGCTCGATCCCGTGCTCGCTGCGCGGGAACCGGAGGCCGAGGTGTGGCACGCCACTCGTTACTTCCGAGTGCAACTGCGGGGCAAGTTGCGCCTAGCAGAGCTCCTGAGCCACCTCTACGTCTTGCTCCCGGTGATGGACGACAACAAGCACTACTGGGTCGACGAGACCGAGGTGGAGAAGTTGCTCGCCCGCGGCGCTGGCTGGCTCGAGCAACATCCGCTGAAGGAGCGCATCACGAAGCGCTACCTCAAGCATCAACGCGGGCTCACCGCCCAAGCCATCGAGCGTCTGCAGCCTGACACGGAGGAGGCAACGGAAGTCCTCGACCCGCGCCACGCAGAGGCCGAGGAGCGCGCCCTGGAAGAGCTGGTCGGGCCACCCGAGCCACGAGCAGAGAAGCCCAAGCCGCTCGACGAGCAACGCCGCGAGGTGGTGCTCGAAGAGCTTGCAACCTGTGGCGCCGCGCGCGTGCTGGATTTGGGCTGCGGAGAAGGCAAGCTCCTGCGTCGACTGGCAAAGCAGAAGCAGTTCAGCCGGGTCGTGGGTTGTGACGTGAGCCTGCCGTCGCTGATCCGTGCGGCAGAGAAGTTGCGCATCGACCCGGACGCCGTGGATCGCCATGACCCCGAGGCGCGGGTGAACATCCTGCAGAGCTCCCTGTGCTACCGCGACGCACGGCTGCGGGGTTTCGACGCCGCGTGCCTGATCGAGGTCATCGAACACCTGGACGCGAACCGCCTGGGCGCGCTGGAGCACAGCCTGTTCGCCGACGCCAAGCCCCAATGCGTGCTCGTGAGCACGCCAAACCGCGAGTACAACGTCAACTTCCCGGGGCTGGCAGACGGAAAGCTACGCCACCGCGACCACCGTTTCGAGTGGACCCGGGGCGAGTTCCAAGCCTGGGCCACGTCCGTTGCCGCACGGCATCAGTACAGCGTGCGCTTTCGCGACATTGGCCAGCTGGATCCGGCGCACGGCGCCCCGACTCAGCTTGCGGTGTTCACCGCAACTCAGGAGGCAGCATGCAACTAG
- a CDS encoding serine/threonine protein kinase, whose product MGDEPQRTRRLDGVPPGLRATAQATTIRPEGFGATVPLVAEATRAAESLPRISVSLGETDLESLKGRSEIDLHFVGLLGEGGMGRVLLARQRSLQREVAVKTSKPSASAEVSQQLIHEGVITGKLEHPGIVPVHSLALDQAGRPVVVMKRIEGVEWATLIHDPEHEAWADWVSDNREEIDVEARRAAHLEILARVCEAVHFAHSRRILHRDIKPENVMLGRFGEVYLVDWGIALQLEAGQPGLGLAGTPAYMAPEMVRGGPIDERTDVYLLGATLHEVLTASYRHQGSSLQDVLDAAERSPLVQYDEGIPEELAQIANRATARDPSKRFANAEELRAALRTFLRHQTSVRLSREAQIRVETAEARLANDSQRGRTLAPASLREVSELLSVARFGFAQALEIWGENQLALAGQRECLVRLVQAEVLTRDARRARTWLAELEEAPPELEEQVQGLERQLAAAAERTAELQRMAADLDANVASRQRLRGAVYLGVAGVVFSVFGLYLVASGRQLTHARMVQLSIGMNLVVGGWLFGARKALLTNAFNRRLMGTLMLVLLGMLADRLIGWTLGTEPYTILVHDQLLMVLGVAVVSLTLNRNLMWMLVPLIPGLVITAAVPSLVPAVFSITTALAAGMAIWVTKATVRESESKAP is encoded by the coding sequence ATGGGGGATGAGCCGCAGCGGACGCGGAGACTCGACGGTGTTCCGCCTGGGCTGCGTGCTACGGCCCAGGCGACGACCATTCGCCCAGAGGGCTTCGGTGCCACCGTGCCGTTGGTTGCGGAGGCCACGCGCGCGGCGGAGAGCCTGCCGCGCATTTCGGTGAGCCTCGGGGAAACGGACCTAGAGAGCCTCAAGGGTCGCAGCGAGATCGATCTGCACTTCGTTGGACTACTGGGAGAAGGCGGCATGGGGCGCGTGCTGTTGGCGCGCCAACGCTCGCTGCAGCGGGAAGTAGCAGTCAAGACCAGCAAGCCCTCCGCGTCAGCCGAAGTGAGTCAGCAGCTGATTCACGAGGGAGTCATCACCGGCAAGCTCGAGCACCCTGGAATCGTGCCCGTACACTCGCTGGCTCTCGACCAAGCGGGGCGTCCGGTGGTGGTGATGAAGCGCATCGAGGGGGTCGAATGGGCCACGCTGATCCACGACCCCGAGCACGAAGCCTGGGCGGATTGGGTCTCAGATAACCGCGAGGAAATTGATGTGGAGGCCCGCCGAGCCGCCCATCTGGAGATCTTGGCGCGGGTGTGCGAGGCGGTGCACTTCGCGCACAGTCGCCGCATCTTGCATCGGGACATCAAACCCGAAAACGTGATGCTCGGGCGCTTCGGTGAGGTGTACTTGGTCGACTGGGGGATCGCGCTGCAGCTCGAGGCCGGCCAACCGGGCCTTGGGCTCGCCGGGACCCCGGCGTACATGGCGCCGGAGATGGTGCGAGGCGGTCCCATCGATGAGCGGACTGATGTGTACCTGCTTGGGGCCACGCTGCACGAGGTGCTAACGGCCAGCTACCGCCATCAAGGCAGCAGCCTGCAAGACGTCTTGGATGCGGCCGAGCGATCGCCACTCGTGCAGTATGATGAAGGCATACCCGAAGAGCTGGCGCAGATCGCCAATCGCGCGACTGCGCGGGACCCAAGCAAGCGCTTTGCCAACGCGGAAGAGCTGCGCGCTGCTCTGCGTACGTTCCTCAGGCACCAAACGTCAGTGCGCTTGAGTCGCGAGGCACAAATCCGGGTGGAAACCGCAGAGGCTCGACTCGCCAACGACTCCCAACGTGGCCGTACACTAGCGCCGGCCTCCCTACGCGAAGTCAGCGAGCTGCTCAGCGTGGCGCGCTTCGGTTTTGCCCAAGCGCTCGAAATATGGGGCGAAAATCAGCTCGCGTTGGCGGGTCAACGAGAATGCCTCGTGCGATTGGTGCAGGCAGAGGTCCTGACGCGTGACGCGCGCCGTGCCCGCACCTGGCTCGCGGAGCTCGAGGAGGCTCCCCCGGAACTCGAAGAGCAGGTTCAGGGCCTGGAGCGGCAGCTCGCGGCGGCTGCTGAGCGGACCGCTGAGCTGCAGCGAATGGCCGCTGACTTGGACGCCAACGTGGCTTCCCGTCAGCGCCTGCGGGGCGCCGTGTACCTCGGGGTTGCGGGGGTGGTGTTTTCGGTCTTCGGTCTCTATCTGGTGGCGAGCGGCCGCCAGCTCACTCACGCCAGAATGGTGCAGCTCTCGATTGGGATGAACCTCGTCGTCGGAGGCTGGCTGTTTGGTGCGAGGAAGGCGCTGCTGACCAACGCATTCAACCGTCGCTTGATGGGAACGCTGATGCTGGTGCTGCTCGGGATGCTCGCGGACCGCTTGATCGGATGGACGCTCGGGACGGAGCCCTACACCATCTTGGTCCACGACCAGCTGCTCATGGTGCTTGGGGTTGCCGTCGTCTCGCTCACGCTGAACCGGAACCTGATGTGGATGCTGGTCCCGCTGATCCCAGGGTTGGTCATCACCGCAGCCGTGCCGAGCTTGGTGCCTGCCGTGTTCAGCATCACGACTGCGCTAGCTGCGGGCATGGCAATCTGGGTGACCAAAGCCACCGTGCGTGAGTCCGAAAGCAAGGCTCCGTAG
- a CDS encoding phosphatase PAP2 family protein → MRPGSGKFERGGGDSLVWDKAWKRYTVGNGVLTGIALMTFVTAYAIGPNAEEPYTSHIGFDESARDLLRAPGGHWRQRAEDMSDLGLTLAVSYPLLIDSLVVSSWYRDSPDVGVQTALIDLEAISFTLAIQSLANLATGRERPYGRTCGTDLDPNTADCVDDNRYRSFFSGHTSASFAAAAVNCVHHTQLPIYGQGNAWAPCLGGFAVAGAVGTLRIVSDFHYLSDVLTGALVGTGVGIAVPLVLHYRKSNQEGPGLGAEEIEVRLIPMPNGVGLWGSF, encoded by the coding sequence GTGCGCCCCGGCTCTGGCAAGTTCGAGCGTGGAGGGGGTGACTCCCTGGTCTGGGATAAGGCTTGGAAGCGGTACACGGTCGGTAACGGTGTGCTCACCGGTATCGCCTTGATGACGTTCGTGACGGCGTACGCTATCGGCCCTAACGCAGAGGAGCCATACACGAGTCACATTGGCTTCGACGAGTCCGCACGAGACTTGTTGCGCGCCCCCGGTGGGCACTGGCGACAGCGGGCGGAGGACATGAGCGACTTGGGGCTGACCCTGGCCGTCAGCTATCCCTTGCTCATCGACTCTCTAGTTGTTTCCTCGTGGTATCGAGACAGCCCCGACGTCGGTGTGCAAACGGCGCTGATCGACTTGGAGGCGATCTCGTTCACCCTCGCAATCCAGTCACTCGCAAACCTCGCTACCGGCCGTGAGCGGCCATACGGGCGCACTTGCGGTACCGACCTGGACCCGAACACCGCGGACTGCGTCGATGACAACCGCTATCGCAGCTTCTTCAGTGGCCACACGTCCGCCAGTTTCGCCGCCGCCGCCGTGAACTGCGTGCATCATACCCAGCTACCCATCTACGGTCAGGGCAACGCTTGGGCGCCTTGCTTGGGAGGCTTCGCGGTTGCGGGTGCCGTAGGCACGCTGCGGATCGTCTCCGATTTTCACTACCTCTCAGACGTGTTGACTGGCGCCTTGGTGGGTACGGGGGTCGGCATCGCGGTGCCGTTGGTGTTGCACTACCGCAAGAGCAATCAGGAAGGGCCAGGGCTTGGCGCCGAGGAGATCGAGGTGCGCTTGATTCCGATGCCCAACGGCGTCGGACTGTGGGGGTCGTTTTGA
- a CDS encoding response regulator — protein sequence MDFLADSNPALRASPLRARPRGEPCVLIVEDDPAVARAIHRVLSNEPWKFRSVKSCEEARTLIATLPYFDVAVIDIHLKDGSGIEVGQELLAAGAMGEAVIFSADLGTDSEDARALGTFVHKTEGPERLRDAVRSAMDRAR from the coding sequence ATGGACTTCTTGGCTGACTCCAACCCTGCCCTGCGCGCTTCGCCGCTTCGCGCCCGCCCTCGCGGGGAGCCGTGTGTGCTCATCGTCGAGGACGATCCCGCGGTAGCGCGGGCGATTCATCGGGTGTTGTCCAACGAACCCTGGAAGTTCCGCAGCGTGAAGAGCTGCGAAGAGGCTCGCACCCTGATCGCAACCTTGCCCTACTTCGACGTGGCGGTGATCGACATCCACCTGAAGGACGGCAGCGGGATCGAGGTGGGGCAGGAGTTGCTGGCGGCCGGGGCGATGGGCGAAGCCGTGATCTTCAGCGCGGATCTAGGGACGGACTCCGAGGACGCCCGTGCGCTCGGCACCTTCGTGCACAAGACGGAAGGCCCGGAGCGCCTGCGCGACGCAGTGCGTAGCGCCATGGATCGCGCTCGCTGA
- a CDS encoding polynucleotide kinase-phosphatase, which produces MQLELPDLSLVVLVGASGSGKSSFAARHFLATEVVSSDACRAMICDDPNDMTSTHGAFSLLNEIAGRRLSAGKLTVVDATSVRKDDRKELLQLARRHDVLTVALVFDLPTNVCVKRDAERGQIAPAVGARRAVGPQVIRRQQAALRRDLRGLRKEGFHSVYKFKTAEEVDSVALSRVPLWCNRQQELGPFDIIGDVHGCYAELVQLLGKLGYELSEGAMGFSVKSPVGRRLIFLGDLVDRGPASPQVLKLVMHLVGTGQALCVPGNHDVKLTRFLQGKQVKLRHGLEQTAEQLTHESDTFKQEVLSFVQKLVSHQVLDRGKLVVAHAGMKQAFQGRASGRVREFALYGETTGEVDSFGLPERVDWAQDYRGDAMVVYGHTPVPRAEWINRTICIDTGCVFGGSLTALRYPERELVSVRAAEVYYEPTRPLERPREDRPERVLDLSDLFEAGHKRSKPVSTQFGFSISAGRAQVAQALEEISRFTVDPRWLIYLPPTMSPCEAASEGPLLEGPAQAFDYFRREGVSHVVCQEKHMGSRAIVVLCRNLETAQQRFGVDPSLGVVYSRSGRSFFKHAETEQALLERLRQAADACGLWQRFDTDWLCFDCEVLPWTHKAKELVRDQYAAVGCAGEAALAAMNQRLAQTAQRLAQAQRLGSLAPNEAAARERGTSGSLLDLQSAVSHFAARERSVAGFRAAYRQYCWPSDGLEGVELAPFHLLATEGQVHSDKSHVWHMRLLGELVDADPKLLRSTPYRVVELTPDEESEDLTPKTDPELTDVATVSEADASAWWTELTGQGGEGMVVKPLHWLSKRGADYVQPALKCRGPEYLRIIYGPEYLMPQNLERMRGRRLRHKRGLALRESALGLEALSRFAKREPLHRVHECVFTLLALECERTDPRL; this is translated from the coding sequence ATGCAACTAGAGCTACCGGATCTCAGCCTGGTGGTGCTGGTCGGCGCCTCGGGCTCAGGCAAGTCGAGCTTCGCCGCGCGGCACTTTCTCGCAACGGAGGTCGTGTCTAGCGACGCGTGCCGCGCGATGATTTGCGATGACCCTAACGACATGACGTCGACTCACGGCGCGTTTTCGCTGTTGAACGAGATCGCCGGGCGGCGCCTGAGCGCGGGCAAGCTGACCGTCGTCGACGCGACCAGCGTGCGCAAGGACGACCGCAAGGAGCTGTTGCAGCTCGCGCGGCGCCACGACGTGCTGACAGTCGCTCTGGTGTTCGATCTGCCTACGAATGTGTGCGTGAAGCGCGACGCGGAGCGTGGCCAGATCGCGCCCGCGGTCGGTGCGCGCCGCGCCGTGGGACCCCAAGTGATTCGCCGCCAGCAGGCCGCGCTACGCCGTGATCTGCGCGGCCTGCGCAAGGAAGGCTTCCACAGCGTCTACAAGTTCAAGACCGCGGAGGAAGTCGACTCCGTGGCGCTCAGCCGCGTGCCGCTGTGGTGTAACCGTCAGCAAGAGCTGGGGCCATTCGATATCATCGGCGATGTCCATGGCTGCTACGCAGAGCTGGTGCAGCTGCTCGGAAAGCTAGGCTACGAGCTCAGCGAGGGAGCTATGGGCTTCAGCGTCAAGAGCCCAGTGGGACGCCGACTGATTTTCCTCGGGGATTTAGTCGACCGCGGTCCCGCGAGCCCTCAGGTGCTCAAGTTGGTGATGCACCTGGTTGGCACCGGTCAGGCGCTCTGCGTTCCGGGTAACCACGACGTCAAGCTCACGCGCTTCCTCCAGGGCAAGCAGGTGAAGCTGCGCCATGGCTTGGAGCAGACGGCGGAGCAGCTCACCCATGAGAGCGACACCTTCAAGCAAGAGGTGCTGAGCTTCGTCCAGAAGCTGGTGAGCCACCAAGTACTGGACCGGGGCAAGCTGGTGGTGGCCCACGCCGGGATGAAGCAGGCCTTTCAGGGCCGCGCATCGGGCCGGGTACGCGAGTTCGCGCTGTACGGTGAGACCACGGGCGAAGTGGACAGCTTCGGGCTCCCGGAACGTGTCGACTGGGCGCAGGATTACCGCGGGGATGCGATGGTCGTGTACGGGCACACCCCGGTGCCCCGCGCGGAGTGGATCAACCGCACCATCTGCATCGACACGGGCTGCGTGTTCGGAGGCAGCCTCACGGCGCTGCGCTACCCGGAGCGTGAGCTGGTCAGCGTGCGCGCAGCAGAGGTGTACTACGAGCCTACGCGGCCTCTCGAGCGACCTCGAGAGGACCGCCCGGAGCGGGTGCTCGACCTCAGCGACTTGTTCGAAGCGGGTCACAAGCGCAGCAAGCCGGTGTCGACCCAGTTCGGCTTTTCAATCAGCGCTGGGCGTGCACAGGTCGCCCAGGCGCTGGAAGAGATCAGCCGCTTCACCGTCGATCCACGCTGGCTGATCTACCTGCCTCCGACCATGTCGCCGTGCGAAGCCGCCAGCGAAGGGCCGTTGCTCGAGGGGCCAGCACAGGCGTTCGACTACTTCCGTCGCGAGGGGGTGAGCCACGTCGTTTGCCAGGAGAAGCACATGGGCTCGCGCGCTATCGTCGTGCTTTGCCGCAACCTCGAGACCGCACAGCAACGCTTTGGAGTAGATCCGAGTCTTGGTGTCGTCTACTCCCGCAGTGGACGGAGCTTCTTCAAGCACGCCGAAACGGAGCAAGCGTTGCTCGAGCGGCTGCGCCAGGCAGCGGACGCGTGCGGCTTGTGGCAACGCTTTGACACGGACTGGCTCTGCTTCGACTGTGAAGTCCTCCCGTGGACGCACAAGGCGAAGGAGCTGGTGCGCGACCAGTATGCAGCGGTGGGTTGCGCAGGTGAAGCGGCCTTGGCCGCGATGAATCAGCGTCTAGCTCAGACCGCACAGCGGCTAGCACAAGCACAGCGCCTCGGGTCGCTTGCTCCGAATGAGGCAGCAGCGCGTGAACGCGGTACGTCGGGCAGCCTGCTGGATCTACAGTCGGCGGTCAGTCACTTCGCGGCTCGTGAGCGCAGCGTGGCGGGCTTCCGCGCTGCTTACCGTCAGTACTGTTGGCCGAGTGACGGACTTGAAGGAGTCGAGCTTGCACCATTCCATCTCTTGGCGACGGAAGGCCAGGTGCACAGCGACAAGTCGCACGTATGGCATATGCGTCTCCTCGGGGAACTGGTCGATGCCGATCCTAAGCTGTTACGTAGCACGCCTTACCGAGTCGTTGAGTTGACTCCCGACGAGGAGTCAGAGGACCTCACCCCCAAGACCGACCCGGAACTCACCGACGTCGCGACAGTGTCAGAAGCGGACGCCAGCGCTTGGTGGACGGAGCTCACCGGTCAGGGTGGCGAAGGCATGGTCGTCAAACCGCTCCACTGGCTCAGCAAGCGCGGCGCGGACTACGTGCAGCCCGCGTTGAAGTGCCGCGGCCCCGAATACCTGCGCATCATCTACGGGCCAGAGTACCTGATGCCGCAGAACCTGGAACGCATGCGCGGTCGGCGCCTACGCCACAAGCGGGGCCTGGCGCTGCGAGAATCCGCGTTGGGACTCGAGGCGCTGAGTCGCTTCGCCAAGCGAGAGCCCCTACATCGGGTTCATGAGTGCGTGTTCACGCTGCTCGCGCTGGAGTGCGAGCGAACGGATCCGCGACTCTGA
- the asd gene encoding aspartate-semialdehyde dehydrogenase → MTRVGLVGWRGMVGSVLMERMLKERDFEGLEPKFFSTSQVGQPGPDIGPNTSALADAYDVGTLKEQQAIITCQGGDYTSKVLPELRKAGWDGYWIDAASTKRMDDDSVIVLDPVNRTVIDKAIQSGVKNYIGGNCTVSLMLMAMGGLYQRGWIEWISSMTYQAASGAGAQNMRELVAQMYQIGMDAKPQVEDAAGSILELDKQVSQTLLADYFPTDNFGAPLAGSLIPWIDRLMDGGDTREEWKGHVESNKILGNDPVIPVDGICVRIGAMRCHSQALTIKLKKNVPLDELESVIQEGNHWVEVVPNTKEASLARLTPAAVNGTLKVPVGRLHKLRMGPDYLGAFTVGDQLLWGAAEPLRRTLKILRVHHGWTSRSMMPPAG, encoded by the coding sequence CTGACTCGGGTCGGACTGGTTGGATGGCGAGGCATGGTGGGCTCCGTGTTGATGGAGCGCATGCTGAAGGAACGCGACTTCGAGGGTTTGGAACCCAAGTTCTTTTCGACGTCGCAGGTTGGCCAGCCGGGACCCGACATCGGACCCAACACCAGTGCGCTCGCTGACGCATACGACGTGGGCACGCTCAAGGAGCAGCAGGCGATCATCACCTGCCAAGGGGGCGACTACACGTCGAAGGTGCTGCCCGAGCTGCGCAAGGCCGGCTGGGATGGCTACTGGATCGATGCTGCAAGCACCAAGCGGATGGACGATGACTCGGTCATCGTCCTCGATCCGGTTAACCGTACGGTAATCGACAAGGCCATCCAGAGCGGAGTCAAGAACTACATCGGCGGCAACTGCACGGTCAGCCTGATGTTGATGGCCATGGGCGGGCTCTACCAGCGCGGCTGGATCGAGTGGATCAGCTCAATGACCTACCAAGCGGCTTCGGGAGCTGGCGCGCAGAACATGCGTGAGCTGGTGGCGCAGATGTACCAAATCGGGATGGACGCGAAGCCGCAGGTAGAGGACGCAGCGGGTTCGATCCTCGAGCTCGACAAGCAAGTCAGTCAGACCCTGCTCGCTGATTATTTCCCGACGGATAATTTTGGCGCGCCGCTCGCAGGCAGCCTCATCCCCTGGATCGATCGCTTGATGGACGGTGGGGACACCCGTGAGGAGTGGAAGGGCCACGTCGAGTCGAACAAGATCCTCGGCAACGATCCGGTGATCCCCGTGGACGGCATCTGCGTGCGGATCGGCGCCATGCGGTGCCACTCCCAGGCGCTGACCATCAAGCTCAAAAAGAACGTGCCTCTCGACGAGCTCGAGAGTGTGATCCAGGAGGGCAACCACTGGGTGGAGGTCGTCCCCAACACCAAGGAAGCGAGCCTTGCGCGGCTGACCCCTGCGGCGGTGAACGGCACGCTGAAGGTACCCGTAGGCCGCTTGCACAAGCTGCGCATGGGGCCTGACTACCTGGGTGCGTTCACTGTGGGTGACCAGCTCCTGTGGGGCGCCGCGGAGCCACTCCGCCGCACGCTGAAGATCTTGCGGGTCCACCATGGCTGGACGAGCCGCTCGATGATGCCCCCCGCGGGCTGA